One Amycolatopsis sp. NBC_00355 genomic window carries:
- a CDS encoding MarR family winged helix-turn-helix transcriptional regulator encodes MTEERPVRWLDEAESDAWRSYIVATLRLRQRLHRELADRHDVSLTDYEVLVCLEMQPAHRMRMTELATLMGSTKSRLSHQVGRLEDAGVVRRVRDPEDKRGVITELTEDGVRLLESAAPTHVEGVREHLIDLLSPEEQATIASAFGRVLDHLTEVES; translated from the coding sequence ATGACCGAGGAGCGGCCTGTGCGGTGGTTGGACGAAGCCGAGTCTGATGCGTGGCGCTCCTACATCGTCGCGACGTTGCGGCTGCGGCAGCGGCTGCATCGCGAGCTGGCCGACCGGCACGACGTCTCGCTGACCGACTACGAGGTGCTCGTCTGCCTGGAGATGCAGCCGGCGCACCGGATGCGGATGACGGAGCTGGCGACCCTGATGGGCTCGACGAAGAGCCGGCTCTCGCACCAGGTCGGCCGTCTCGAGGACGCGGGTGTGGTCCGGCGGGTCCGCGACCCGGAGGACAAGCGCGGCGTCATCACGGAGCTGACCGAAGACGGCGTGCGATTGCTGGAGTCCGCGGCCCCGACCCACGTCGAGGGCGTGCGCGAGCACCTGATCGACCTGCTGAGCCCGGAAGAACAGGCGACGATCGCCTCGGCCTTCGGGCGGGTGCTGGATCACCTGACCGAGGTGGAGAGCTGA
- a CDS encoding patatin-like phospholipase family protein gives MSGQALVLGGGGVAGIAWTTGLLAGLAGHGQDLTGADLIVGTSAGATVAAQVTSGVALADLFARQADPARQTPEIPAEIDMEKFVADFGAAFEDAGSPAEVRQRVGELALSAETVSEADRRAVIAARLPSHDWPEQRIVLVAVDAETGEPRQFDRTSGVSLVDAVAASCAVPGIWPPTTIDGRRYIDGGVRSGENADYASGATRVTVVAPLGLESPLPGEKALLTVLEDLRKAGAEIAVISPDEASVAAIGQNPLDPSTRTPAAEAGRAQGTALTLTWS, from the coding sequence ATGAGCGGACAGGCGTTGGTGCTGGGTGGCGGCGGGGTCGCCGGGATCGCGTGGACCACAGGGTTGCTGGCCGGGCTGGCGGGTCACGGGCAGGACCTCACGGGCGCGGACCTGATCGTCGGCACGTCGGCGGGCGCGACGGTCGCCGCGCAGGTCACCAGCGGCGTGGCGCTGGCGGACCTCTTCGCGCGCCAGGCCGACCCGGCGCGGCAGACCCCGGAGATCCCGGCCGAGATCGACATGGAGAAGTTCGTCGCGGACTTCGGCGCCGCGTTCGAGGACGCCGGCTCGCCCGCCGAGGTGCGGCAGCGGGTCGGTGAGCTGGCACTGAGCGCCGAAACGGTGTCCGAAGCGGACCGCCGCGCGGTGATCGCCGCCCGCCTGCCGTCCCACGACTGGCCGGAGCAGCGCATCGTCCTGGTCGCGGTCGACGCGGAAACGGGCGAGCCGCGGCAGTTCGACCGCACGTCGGGCGTCAGCCTGGTCGACGCGGTGGCGGCCAGCTGCGCGGTCCCGGGCATCTGGCCCCCGACCACGATCGACGGCCGCCGCTACATCGACGGCGGCGTCCGCTCCGGCGAGAACGCGGACTACGCGTCGGGCGCCACGCGCGTCACGGTGGTCGCGCCGCTGGGCCTGGAATCGCCGTTGCCCGGCGAGAAAGCGCTGCTCACCGTACTGGAGGACTTGCGAAAGGCGGGCGCGGAGATCGCGGTGATCAGCCCGGACGAGGCTTCGGTCGCGGCGATCGGCCAGAACCCGCTGGACCCGTCGACCCGCACGCCGGCCGCGGAAGCGGGCCGAGCCCAAGGCACGGCGCTGACGCTCACCTGGAGCTGA
- a CDS encoding DUF2277 domain-containing protein, giving the protein MCRNITTLRGLQPSATDEEIEAAARQYVRKVTGVQSLSDATREPFEAAVAQITEITTRLLEQLPERRQPPATVPPLRRPEVRARIAAKQLRQP; this is encoded by the coding sequence ATGTGCCGAAACATCACCACCCTCCGGGGACTGCAGCCGTCCGCGACGGACGAGGAGATCGAGGCCGCGGCCCGCCAGTACGTCCGCAAGGTGACCGGCGTGCAGTCCCTGTCGGACGCCACGCGCGAGCCGTTCGAAGCGGCCGTCGCGCAGATCACCGAGATCACCACGAGGCTGCTGGAGCAGCTGCCCGAACGCCGTCAGCCGCCGGCGACCGTGCCGCCGCTGCGCCGCCCCGAGGTGCGCGCCCGGATCGCCGCGAAGCAGCTGCGCCAGCCCTGA
- a CDS encoding Ldh family oxidoreductase: MPLRPRPFRSARPEPAVLEAGVDKRQETPIPEQAWPRVRADELVTLVAHVFAAHGFPEARARIAAEALCHGDLTGSPGTGVAELTRTHLPLVKNGHVVPHAEPLMIADRGAAALLDYRRAPGLWAVGDAMDRAVTRAGRFGVGLVSLRGVGPFGRAGHHAARALPHAMIGLVLAAGGEPGQPMNPLGMAAPGGAYPEFVFDMDHPGQEAAAGFTLLVEVLAGVLSGVADHEHDTGLLVMAIAPTTLRSADGFYRAASALFGSMLGWEGGAPIRYPGWREAQHLEQCRALGVPLAGPVRRELDGLAASLGLPPLTNVG; the protein is encoded by the coding sequence GTGCCCCTCAGACCGCGTCCCTTCCGTTCCGCCCGCCCCGAACCCGCCGTCCTCGAAGCCGGCGTCGACAAGAGGCAAGAAACCCCGATCCCGGAACAGGCCTGGCCCCGCGTGCGGGCCGACGAGCTGGTCACCCTCGTGGCACACGTCTTCGCCGCCCACGGCTTCCCGGAAGCGCGGGCCCGCATCGCCGCCGAAGCGCTCTGCCACGGCGACCTGACCGGCTCGCCCGGCACCGGCGTCGCCGAGCTGACCCGGACCCACCTGCCGTTGGTGAAGAACGGCCACGTCGTGCCGCACGCCGAGCCGTTGATGATCGCCGATCGCGGGGCCGCCGCGCTGCTCGATTACCGGCGCGCGCCCGGCCTCTGGGCCGTCGGCGACGCGATGGACCGCGCGGTGACGCGCGCCGGCCGCTTCGGCGTCGGGCTCGTCTCGCTGCGCGGGGTCGGGCCGTTCGGCCGGGCCGGGCACCACGCCGCGCGGGCCCTGCCGCACGCGATGATCGGGCTGGTGCTGGCGGCCGGCGGTGAGCCCGGCCAGCCGATGAACCCGCTGGGCATGGCCGCGCCGGGTGGCGCGTACCCCGAGTTCGTCTTCGACATGGACCACCCGGGGCAGGAGGCCGCGGCCGGGTTCACGCTGCTCGTCGAGGTCCTCGCCGGGGTGCTCTCCGGCGTCGCCGACCACGAACACGACACGGGCCTGCTGGTGATGGCCATCGCGCCGACGACGCTGCGCAGCGCCGACGGCTTCTACCGCGCGGCGAGCGCCCTGTTCGGCAGCATGCTCGGCTGGGAGGGCGGCGCCCCGATCCGCTACCCCGGCTGGCGCGAGGCCCAGCACCTCGAGCAGTGCCGGGCGCTGGGCGTCCCGCTGGCCGGCCCGGTGCGGCGCGAGCTGGACGGCCTCGCCGCGTCGCTCGGGCTGCCGCCGCTGACCAACGTGGGCTGA
- a CDS encoding RNA-binding S4 domain-containing protein gives MTDPVDVPITGEPIRLGQFLKLAGLAEDGSHAKDLIDAEEVTVNGEVETRRGRQLTDGDVVAVGPDRGKVILVR, from the coding sequence ATGACCGACCCCGTCGACGTACCCATCACCGGCGAGCCGATCCGGCTCGGCCAGTTCCTCAAGCTCGCCGGCCTCGCGGAGGACGGCTCCCACGCGAAGGACCTGATCGACGCCGAGGAGGTCACGGTCAACGGCGAGGTGGAGACCCGCCGCGGCCGCCAGCTGACCGACGGCGACGTCGTGGCCGTCGGCCCCGACCGCGGCAAGGTCATCCTGGTCCGCTGA
- a CDS encoding trypsin-like serine peptidase, translating to MHVRRPAVLLSLAAILLLGAAFVVVGVVRRPGSADATTPPADATPASAIDLPAVSSPAVGALFVDGAHYCTASVVHSQQGDVLLTAAHCIHDGEGGDYVPGVTFAPGYHDGLAPFGYWTVSDELVAPGWTESSDPDLDVGFATAHQAGTTKTLESLVGANTLATGSAFEQAITLTGYPDDSETPAVCRNTTSRQDTFQLKVDCAGFPTGTSGGPWVVGEDPKTRLGTVIGVIGGFEFGGDDPDTSYSSYFDTDVQGLYRQTAARA from the coding sequence ATGCACGTGCGGCGGCCCGCCGTCCTGCTGTCCCTCGCCGCGATCCTGCTGCTCGGCGCGGCCTTCGTCGTGGTCGGCGTCGTCCGGCGACCCGGGTCCGCGGACGCGACGACACCTCCGGCCGACGCGACACCGGCGTCGGCCATCGACCTGCCCGCCGTGTCCAGCCCGGCCGTCGGCGCGCTGTTCGTCGACGGCGCGCACTACTGCACCGCGAGCGTCGTCCACAGCCAGCAGGGTGACGTGCTGCTGACCGCCGCCCACTGCATCCACGACGGCGAGGGCGGCGACTACGTCCCCGGCGTCACCTTCGCGCCCGGCTACCACGACGGCCTCGCGCCGTTCGGCTACTGGACGGTGTCCGACGAGCTCGTCGCGCCCGGCTGGACCGAGTCGTCGGACCCGGACCTCGACGTCGGTTTCGCCACCGCGCACCAGGCGGGCACCACGAAGACCCTCGAAAGCCTGGTCGGCGCGAACACCCTCGCCACCGGCAGCGCGTTCGAGCAGGCGATCACCCTGACCGGCTACCCGGACGACTCCGAGACCCCGGCCGTCTGCCGGAACACGACCAGCCGCCAGGACACCTTCCAGCTCAAGGTGGACTGCGCGGGCTTCCCGACCGGCACCAGCGGCGGCCCGTGGGTGGTCGGCGAGGACCCGAAAACCCGGCTGGGCACGGTCATCGGCGTCATCGGCGGTTTCGAGTTCGGCGGCGACGATCCCGACACGTCGTACTCGAGCTACTTCGACACGGACGTCCAAGGTCTCTACCGGCAGACGGCCGCCCGCGCCTGA
- a CDS encoding SDR family oxidoreductase encodes MKRFAGKVVVITGAGSGIGRATALEFARRGARVAVSDVDTANAEATAKLAGENARAYRLDVADRAAVLAHAEEVVSDFGGVNVIVNNAGVALGATVEEMAFEDYDWLMGVNLGGVVNGTKAFLPHLIASGEGHVVNISSVFGFVGVPTQSAYNAAKFAVRGFTEALREEMLIAKRPVAVSCVHPGGIKTNIVRNARGGDGDQEKAAVGFDRIAQTTPEKAASTILRGIERKSARILIGPDAYVIDAIPRVLGSAYQRPLAVLARLGLKQMGS; translated from the coding sequence ATGAAGCGGTTCGCGGGCAAGGTCGTGGTGATCACCGGAGCGGGGTCGGGGATCGGGCGGGCGACGGCGCTGGAGTTCGCGCGGCGGGGCGCGCGGGTGGCCGTCTCCGACGTCGACACCGCGAACGCGGAGGCGACGGCGAAGCTGGCCGGCGAGAACGCGCGGGCCTACCGCCTCGACGTCGCCGACCGGGCCGCGGTGCTCGCGCACGCCGAGGAGGTCGTGAGTGACTTCGGGGGTGTGAACGTCATCGTGAACAACGCCGGTGTCGCGCTCGGCGCCACCGTCGAGGAGATGGCGTTCGAGGACTACGACTGGCTGATGGGCGTCAACCTCGGCGGCGTCGTGAATGGCACGAAGGCGTTCCTGCCGCACCTGATCGCCTCCGGCGAGGGGCACGTGGTGAACATTTCCAGCGTGTTCGGCTTCGTCGGCGTGCCGACGCAGAGCGCGTACAACGCGGCGAAGTTCGCGGTCCGCGGATTCACCGAAGCGCTGCGTGAAGAAATGCTGATCGCGAAGCGCCCGGTCGCCGTCAGCTGCGTGCACCCCGGTGGGATCAAAACCAACATCGTGCGCAACGCGCGAGGCGGCGACGGCGACCAGGAGAAGGCCGCGGTGGGCTTCGACCGGATCGCGCAGACCACACCGGAGAAGGCCGCTTCGACGATTCTGCGCGGGATCGAACGGAAGTCCGCGAGGATCCTCATCGGACCGGACGCCTACGTGATCGACGCCATCCCGCGCGTCCTCGGCTCCGCCTACCAGCGGCCGCTCGCCGTCCTCGCGCGACTCGGCCTGAAACAGATGGGAAGCTGA
- a CDS encoding response regulator, which yields MIRTLIVDDDFRVAGVHAGFVEEVAGFAVVGTAHTAAEARARVRELTPDLVLLDVYLPDESGLAVLPDLQTDTIVLSAATDSASVAAAIRAGALNYLIKPFTTRQLAERLTSYARFRGLLADGRTMAQDDVDRAYRVLHDQDRTSAPKGQSTATSRLVSEQLRRAGRPLSAAEVAGELGMARATAQRYLTALAESGTVQMRLRYGATGRPEHEYRWSDA from the coding sequence ATGATCCGCACGCTGATCGTGGACGACGACTTCCGGGTCGCCGGCGTGCACGCCGGGTTCGTCGAAGAAGTCGCGGGCTTCGCGGTGGTCGGCACCGCGCACACCGCGGCCGAGGCGCGGGCCCGGGTGCGCGAGCTGACGCCGGACCTGGTCCTGCTCGACGTCTACCTGCCCGACGAGTCCGGCCTCGCCGTGCTGCCGGACCTGCAGACCGACACGATCGTGCTGTCCGCGGCGACCGACAGCGCGTCGGTGGCCGCGGCGATCCGGGCCGGCGCGCTGAACTACCTGATCAAGCCGTTCACCACGCGGCAGCTGGCCGAGCGGCTGACGTCGTACGCGCGGTTCCGCGGTCTGCTCGCCGACGGGCGCACGATGGCCCAGGACGACGTCGACCGCGCGTACCGGGTGCTGCACGACCAGGACCGGACGTCCGCGCCGAAGGGCCAGTCGACGGCGACGTCACGGCTGGTCTCGGAGCAGCTGCGGCGCGCCGGACGTCCGTTGTCGGCCGCGGAAGTCGCCGGTGAGCTCGGCATGGCGCGCGCGACGGCGCAGCGGTACCTGACGGCGCTGGCGGAGTCGGGCACGGTCCAGATGCGGCTGCGTTACGGCGCCACCGGCCGCCCGGAGCACGAATACCGCTGGTCCGACGCCTGA
- a CDS encoding sensor histidine kinase, with translation MRFSRQVLLLQIGVVVLVVGLGVALVSVLLSRTLTDQYGRRALAIAKSVAADPVVVANAAAKLPGGPLEDRVLAVTEVNDALFVVITDDQGIRLAHPTTSLIGQRVSTSPELALAGQDEISAVQSGTLGLSVRSKTPIWQGRRVVGEVSVGFEVGDPTGDFNRLLVITLLFAGGALLLGAGASALLNRRLRRVTHGLEPHELTELLYEREAVLHGIGEGVLAVDEANRVSVRNDEAERLLGTQLPIGAALAELELSPRLHKAVGEGRPVDNLLAVAGNRVLVINSRAVRLDDRPIGTVLTFRDRTDLDTLTRELDGIRALSDGLRAQRHEFANRLHTLYGLLQLGHHTEAVEYLQTLTDSPSAHPTELGDAVADPYLQALLVAKTEQAQEKGLTLKLADDTWVPAAVTDPIAANTVIGNLVDNALHAARMGPRRPATVEIGLLTDGTTLHVSVVDSGPGVPADLRRTLFDEGVSTKIAPGHGLGLALARQAARARGGDVWLANAGEGETGALFVAKLPGMLTEDG, from the coding sequence ATGCGGTTCAGCAGGCAGGTACTGCTGCTGCAGATCGGCGTGGTCGTCCTCGTGGTCGGGCTGGGCGTCGCGCTGGTCAGCGTCCTGCTGAGCCGCACCCTCACCGACCAGTACGGCCGCCGCGCGCTGGCCATCGCGAAGTCCGTGGCCGCCGACCCGGTGGTCGTCGCGAACGCGGCCGCGAAGCTCCCCGGCGGCCCGCTCGAGGACCGCGTCCTGGCGGTGACCGAGGTCAACGACGCGCTGTTCGTGGTGATCACCGACGACCAGGGCATCCGGCTCGCCCACCCGACGACGAGCCTGATCGGCCAGCGGGTGAGCACGTCCCCGGAGCTGGCGCTGGCCGGGCAGGACGAGATCAGCGCGGTGCAGAGCGGCACGCTCGGGCTGTCCGTGCGCAGCAAGACGCCGATCTGGCAGGGGCGGCGCGTGGTCGGCGAGGTGAGCGTCGGCTTCGAGGTCGGCGACCCGACCGGCGACTTCAACCGGCTGCTCGTCATCACGCTGCTGTTCGCCGGCGGCGCGCTGCTGCTCGGCGCGGGCGCGTCCGCGCTGCTCAACCGGCGCCTGCGGCGCGTCACCCACGGCCTCGAGCCGCACGAGCTCACCGAGCTGCTCTACGAACGCGAAGCCGTGCTGCACGGGATCGGCGAGGGCGTGCTGGCCGTCGACGAGGCGAACCGGGTATCGGTGCGCAACGACGAGGCCGAACGGCTGCTCGGCACGCAGCTCCCGATCGGCGCCGCGCTGGCCGAGCTGGAGCTGTCGCCGCGGCTGCACAAGGCCGTCGGTGAGGGCCGGCCGGTGGACAACCTGCTGGCCGTGGCCGGAAACCGCGTCCTGGTGATCAACTCCCGCGCGGTGCGGCTGGACGACCGGCCGATCGGCACCGTGCTGACCTTCCGCGACCGCACCGACCTCGACACGCTCACCCGCGAGCTCGACGGCATCCGCGCCCTGTCCGACGGCCTGCGCGCGCAACGCCACGAGTTCGCGAACCGGCTGCACACGCTCTACGGGCTGCTCCAGCTCGGCCACCACACCGAAGCCGTCGAGTACCTGCAGACGCTCACGGACTCGCCGTCGGCCCACCCGACCGAGCTGGGCGACGCCGTCGCCGACCCGTACCTGCAGGCGCTGCTGGTCGCGAAAACCGAGCAGGCGCAGGAAAAGGGCCTCACGCTCAAGCTCGCCGACGACACCTGGGTGCCGGCGGCGGTGACCGACCCGATCGCCGCGAACACCGTGATCGGCAACCTCGTCGACAACGCGCTGCACGCCGCGCGGATGGGGCCGCGGCGGCCGGCGACCGTCGAGATCGGGCTGCTCACCGACGGCACCACGCTGCACGTGTCCGTTGTGGACAGTGGACCCGGCGTGCCGGCCGACCTGCGGCGGACACTGTTCGACGAAGGCGTCTCGACGAAGATCGCGCCCGGGCACGGCCTCGGGCTGGCGCTGGCCCGCCAGGCCGCGCGCGCCCGCGGCGGCGACGTCTGGCTGGCGAACGCCGGCGAAGGCGAGACCGGCGCGCTGTTCGTCGCCAAACTGCCCGGAATGCTGACGGAGGACGGATGA